A window from Zingiber officinale cultivar Zhangliang chromosome 7A, Zo_v1.1, whole genome shotgun sequence encodes these proteins:
- the LOC121999906 gene encoding transcription elongation factor TFIIS-like → MEEELLETFGAAKKAADRTQNGGEYTEVERCVSALRRLKKIPVTRKSLVATQVGKKLRLLTKHSQDEIRTVANDLLQYWKNLVVQEASKNNKKIVPKVEKKIEQAMKPKADRNPKAASTKSDIVSKLKCVEADKAQNGEVPKLGSVKSEKTNSDGFSKDENMEPLSKKPPLDTDSLKLNSMVKCNDPVRDKIRELIAEAFSRVPKETAESKTDEVRNILDEVDACDPIRVAVSVESALFEKLGLSTGSQKYKYRSIMFNLRDNNNKDFRRRALLGHVKPQEIATMATQDMASDDRKAAYKQLKEKLLFKCERRAAPKAITDQFKCGRCGQRKTTYYQMQTRSADEPMTTFVTCVNCNNHWKFC, encoded by the exons ATGGAGGAGGAGCTCTTGGAGACGTTCGGGGCCGCGAAAAAGGCCGCGGACAGGACCCAGAACGGCGGGGAGTACACTGAGGTGGAACGTTGTGTCAGTGCTCTCAGGAGGTTGAAGAAGATACCGGTTACTAGGAAGAGTTTGGTGGCCACCCAG GTTGGCAAAAAACTTCGCCTTCTGACAAAACATTCCCAGGATGAGATTCGGACCGTGGCAAATGATTTGCTTCAGTACTGGAAGAATCTAGTTGTTCAGGAGGCATCGAAAAATAACAAGAAAATTGTTCCAAAGGTTGAAAAGAAAATTGAGCAAGCAATGAAACCCAAGGCTGACAGGAATCCAAAAGCTGCATCAACAAAGAGCGACATTGTTTCAAAATTGAAGTGTGTTGAAGCTGACAAGGCACAGAATGGTGAAGTGCCCAAACTAGGGTCTGTCAAATCAGAGAAGACCAATTCTGATGGCTTTTCCAAGGATGAGAATATGGAACCTCTTTCAAAGAAACCTCCCTTGGATACCGACTCACTTAAGCTGAATTCAATGGTGAAGTGTAACGATCCTGTGCGTGATAAGATCCGAGAGCTTATTGCAGAAGCCTTTTCACGAGTTCCTAAGGAAACAGCTGAAAGCAAAACAGACGAAGTGAGGAACATCCTGGATGAAGTCGATGCATGCGATCCTATCCGTGTAGCTGTATCTGTGGAATCTGCTCTGTTTGAGAAGTTAGGCCTCTCAACTGGTTCTCAAAAATACAAATACAGATCTATAATGTTCAATTTGAGGGACAACAATAACAAAGACTTCCGACGAAGAGCTCTCCTTGGTCATGTGAAGCCACAGGAAATAGCAACTATGGCCACCCAAGATATGGCGAGTGATGATCGGAAAGCGGCCTACAAACAGCTAAAGGAGAAGCTCTTGTTTAAATGTGAGAGACGAGCAGCTCCTAAAGCAATTACTGATCAGTTCAAATGTGGGCGATGCGGACAAAGGAAGACTACGTACTATCAAATGCAAACGCGTTCTGCCGATGAGCCAATGACTACTTTTGTTACTTGTGTTAACTGCAACAACCATTGGAAGTTCTGTTAA